The Hahella sp. HNIBRBA332 genome window below encodes:
- a CDS encoding 3'-5' exonuclease gives MDLPAKPDYYLIIDLEATCCDQGSVPRREMETIEIGAVLVDATSLAVVDEFQTFIRPVRHPQLTDFCRELTTIKQEQVDNAPTYPEAIESLQGWMRHYPNYLFCSWGDYDKGQFEQDCQYHRVAYPFASGHLNIKKQFSATQGHKKKYGMAKALSLVGLTLEGSHHRGIDDARNMAKLMPYIVDLEK, from the coding sequence ATGGATTTACCTGCAAAACCTGATTACTACCTGATCATTGATCTTGAGGCCACCTGTTGCGACCAGGGCTCCGTTCCCCGTAGGGAAATGGAAACCATTGAAATTGGCGCAGTACTGGTGGACGCCACGTCCCTGGCGGTGGTCGATGAGTTCCAGACCTTTATTCGGCCAGTGCGACACCCGCAGTTAACGGACTTCTGTCGCGAACTGACCACCATCAAGCAGGAACAAGTCGATAATGCGCCGACTTACCCGGAGGCTATCGAGTCCCTGCAAGGCTGGATGCGCCATTACCCCAATTATCTGTTTTGCTCCTGGGGCGATTACGATAAAGGTCAGTTCGAGCAGGACTGCCAATATCATCGGGTCGCCTATCCCTTCGCCAGTGGGCATCTGAACATCAAGAAGCAGTTCTCCGCGACGCAAGGGCATAAGAAAAAGTACGGCATGGCGAAGGCGTTGAGTCTGGTTGGTTTGACCCTGGAAGGCTCCCATCACCGTGGTATTGACGACGCCCGCAATATGGCGAAACTGATGCCTTACATAGTTGATCTAGAAAAGTAG
- the panB gene encoding 3-methyl-2-oxobutanoate hydroxymethyltransferase, translating into MSTHVDRKRITIPQIRSMKGKGSIVSLTAYTTPMAQLMDEFVDLIIVGDSTGMVAYGFNSTMSVTLDMMINHGAAVTRGVSKACVIVDMPFGTFQESPQQAYRNAARVLVETQAQGVKMEGGEELLETVDFLVRRGIPVMPHIGLTPQHANVQGGFKAQIRTEEEINAFIKLGQSFEEAGAFALLVEGAFEEAARKVTAAVNIPTVGIGASPQCDGQVLVTEDILGLFSGYTPKFAKRYVDLSQPIKEAFSRYAHEVRSGEFPAMEHCFGVRKNSEGG; encoded by the coding sequence ATGAGTACGCACGTTGACAGAAAGCGCATCACCATTCCGCAGATACGGTCGATGAAGGGCAAGGGAAGCATCGTGTCCCTGACCGCTTACACAACGCCCATGGCGCAACTGATGGATGAGTTCGTGGACTTGATTATCGTGGGAGACTCCACAGGTATGGTGGCCTACGGCTTTAACTCCACCATGTCCGTCACTCTGGACATGATGATCAACCATGGCGCGGCGGTGACGCGGGGAGTCAGCAAAGCCTGTGTGATTGTGGATATGCCATTCGGGACTTTTCAGGAGTCGCCGCAACAGGCCTATCGCAATGCCGCCCGCGTTCTGGTGGAAACCCAGGCGCAGGGCGTGAAAATGGAAGGCGGTGAAGAGTTACTGGAAACCGTTGATTTTCTGGTGCGTCGGGGCATCCCGGTAATGCCCCATATTGGCCTGACGCCGCAGCACGCCAATGTGCAGGGCGGATTCAAGGCGCAGATCCGCACCGAAGAGGAGATCAACGCGTTCATCAAGCTGGGGCAGTCTTTTGAAGAAGCGGGCGCATTCGCGTTATTGGTGGAGGGCGCGTTTGAAGAGGCTGCGCGCAAGGTCACCGCGGCGGTGAACATTCCTACCGTAGGCATCGGCGCTTCGCCGCAATGCGATGGCCAAGTGTTGGTGACCGAGGATATACTTGGCCTGTTTTCGGGCTATACGCCCAAATTCGCCAAACGCTACGTGGATTTGAGCCAACCCATCAAAGAGGCTTTTTCCAGGTACGCTCATGAAGTGCGCTCCGGCGAGTTCCCGGCTATGGAACATTGCTTTGGCGTTCGCAAAAACAGCGAAGGAGGCTGA
- a CDS encoding response regulator, translated as MNSQPGIKEGATRDRPMQQPDSSGPGRSKWLYRSAALIITVGVIAAGFYIDRLNNIRHEQEIRNAVLSQLSVVRARLEGSISSNIQTVRGLVAAISVEPDMNQDRFTEFAHPLFDGRAQLRNIGAAPDMVIRLVYPLQGNEAAIGLDLSATPDQREAAEQARHSGQPLVAGPVKLVQGGYGFIGRIPVFTYSESGKKERFWGLVSAVIDVEELYKASGLTSAAQGLDIAIRSAYNNDTDSDVFYGDPAVFHANPVIAEVTLPNGAWRIGATPQGGWPQLAEGAIALRISVLTIGLLILAPTLLVFRQIRKRHENELLLRSLFDMSPLGIALNDYKTGDFLEVNNALLGPTGYTRKEFLMLSYWDITPKDYEESESQQLEQLSIRGRYGPYEKEYIRKNGERYPVLLNGVLISDTQGREYIWSIIEDITERKQVEAASRAARQLIEQSQKELQNFFDLSTNFLCIANTEGYFEKINFTFSKVLGYSERELLSEPFVHFIHPDDVESTLQALKKLSRGKPAISLVNRYRCYSGEVVTLLWNAACDPVSGKIYATAVDITAQRNAQLELTQAKEAAEAAARAKSDFLATMSHEIRTPMNGVLGMLNLVLHSKLDSEQLRKVNIAKSSAESLLSLINDILDFSKVDAGKLELELLDFDLRHHLDEFAGTMALRAQEKELELVLDQSAVEQSMVRGDPGRLRQILTNLVSNAIKFTVDGEIVIRCQLQPEGNHLLLTVAVTDTGIGIPAEKIGGLFEPFTQVDASTTRQFGGTGLGLAICKRLCELMDGGITVHSEQGKGSCFEFCIRLQRSELTQPILPRVDMRALSLLVVDDNAANREVLCDQLRMWGAHVLETGSGEEALAMCEAKINGSPAAYGRPFDIAILDMHMPKMDGAMLGRELKANPAYRTMALVMMTSIGHRGDARYFAELGFSAYLPKPVTVAELSAALSVVAEGGDALRQAKPLVTRHYARSLPASNASESDMTETHPPMQWPAHSRLLLVEDNQVNQEVAQLMLEEMGLPADVAGNGLEALAALQSALEDAPYNLVLMDCQMPEMDGYEATRQIRAGKAGEHNRHVPIVAMTANAMKGDREKCLAAGMDDYLSKPINAAGLEEKLKLWLFRRSSAKPGVQIYGVTAVESAEMEAVEQEPLQLWDEKAALESLMGKHALLSRLLSGFCSRLPERLAALQEAIAENDTGKVEFIAHSIKGAAGQLHAQQLQHAASALENAASLDDIEEVTRLSPGFISASEQLARHFDHYLNTRPVS; from the coding sequence ATGAACAGCCAGCCTGGGATAAAGGAAGGCGCAACTCGTGACCGCCCCATGCAACAGCCGGATAGCAGCGGCCCCGGCAGGTCCAAGTGGCTGTATCGCAGCGCGGCGCTGATCATCACGGTTGGCGTGATCGCCGCGGGCTTTTATATTGACCGTCTCAACAATATTCGCCATGAGCAGGAAATCCGCAATGCCGTACTCAGTCAGTTGAGCGTAGTGCGTGCGCGTCTGGAAGGCTCTATCAGCAGCAATATCCAAACCGTCCGCGGGCTGGTGGCGGCGATCAGCGTCGAGCCGGACATGAATCAGGACCGCTTTACCGAGTTCGCCCATCCCCTATTCGACGGTCGCGCGCAATTGCGCAATATCGGCGCCGCGCCGGACATGGTCATTCGACTGGTTTATCCGCTACAAGGAAATGAGGCGGCCATTGGGCTGGACCTTAGCGCCACCCCGGACCAACGCGAAGCCGCTGAACAGGCCCGGCACTCCGGGCAGCCTTTGGTGGCGGGGCCAGTCAAACTGGTGCAAGGGGGATATGGATTTATCGGTCGCATTCCTGTTTTCACCTACTCGGAAAGCGGTAAAAAAGAGCGTTTCTGGGGACTGGTATCCGCGGTCATTGACGTCGAGGAGCTATACAAGGCCAGCGGCCTGACAAGCGCAGCCCAGGGGCTGGATATTGCGATCCGCTCCGCCTACAACAACGATACGGACAGCGACGTATTCTATGGAGACCCGGCGGTTTTTCACGCCAATCCGGTTATCGCGGAAGTCACGCTGCCCAATGGCGCCTGGCGTATCGGCGCCACCCCCCAGGGCGGCTGGCCGCAATTGGCGGAAGGCGCAATCGCATTGCGCATCAGCGTACTCACAATCGGGCTGCTCATACTGGCGCCGACACTATTAGTGTTCCGGCAGATACGCAAACGCCACGAGAATGAACTGTTGCTGCGCAGCCTGTTCGACATGTCGCCCCTGGGCATCGCCCTCAATGACTATAAAACCGGTGACTTTCTTGAGGTCAATAACGCATTACTGGGCCCGACCGGCTACACCCGCAAAGAATTTCTGATGTTGAGTTACTGGGACATCACGCCCAAGGATTATGAGGAGAGTGAGTCGCAGCAGTTGGAGCAGCTCAGCATTCGCGGGCGTTACGGGCCTTATGAAAAGGAATACATACGCAAAAACGGCGAGCGCTATCCTGTACTGTTGAACGGCGTACTGATTTCCGACACCCAGGGCCGGGAGTATATCTGGTCGATCATCGAGGACATTACCGAGCGCAAACAGGTGGAGGCGGCAAGCCGCGCAGCGCGTCAACTGATCGAACAGTCTCAGAAGGAGCTGCAGAACTTTTTCGACCTCTCCACCAACTTCCTGTGCATCGCCAACACTGAAGGCTACTTCGAAAAAATCAACTTCACCTTCAGCAAGGTGTTGGGTTACTCAGAAAGAGAATTACTGTCCGAACCCTTCGTCCACTTCATACACCCTGACGATGTGGAGAGCACATTGCAGGCGTTGAAAAAACTGTCCCGGGGCAAACCCGCTATCTCTCTCGTCAATCGCTATCGCTGTTACAGCGGAGAAGTCGTGACCTTGCTGTGGAACGCCGCCTGCGATCCTGTTTCCGGCAAGATTTATGCAACAGCGGTGGATATCACCGCTCAGCGCAATGCGCAACTGGAGCTGACCCAGGCGAAAGAGGCCGCCGAGGCCGCCGCCCGCGCCAAGAGCGATTTTCTGGCGACCATGAGCCATGAAATTCGCACGCCGATGAACGGCGTTCTGGGCATGCTCAATCTAGTGCTGCATTCCAAGCTTGATTCGGAACAGCTACGCAAGGTCAACATCGCCAAATCCAGCGCGGAATCCTTGCTGAGCCTCATCAACGACATCCTCGATTTCTCAAAAGTGGATGCAGGCAAACTGGAGCTGGAACTCCTGGACTTTGACCTGCGCCACCATCTGGATGAATTCGCCGGCACCATGGCCTTGCGGGCGCAGGAAAAGGAACTGGAGCTGGTTCTGGATCAGAGCGCCGTCGAGCAATCCATGGTGCGGGGCGACCCCGGGCGGCTGCGGCAGATCCTCACTAACCTGGTCAGTAACGCCATAAAATTCACCGTCGATGGTGAAATCGTCATCCGTTGTCAGTTGCAGCCCGAAGGCAATCACCTGCTGTTGACTGTAGCCGTGACCGACACCGGCATCGGCATCCCCGCGGAGAAGATCGGCGGGCTTTTCGAACCCTTTACCCAGGTGGACGCCTCCACCACCCGTCAGTTCGGCGGCACCGGGCTGGGCCTAGCTATTTGCAAACGCCTCTGCGAGTTGATGGATGGCGGTATCACCGTCCATAGCGAACAGGGCAAGGGCAGCTGCTTCGAGTTTTGCATCCGTCTGCAACGCAGCGAATTAACGCAACCTATCCTCCCCAGAGTGGATATGCGCGCGCTTTCCTTGCTGGTAGTGGACGATAACGCCGCCAACCGCGAGGTGCTCTGTGATCAACTCAGGATGTGGGGCGCTCACGTGCTTGAAACCGGCAGTGGCGAGGAGGCGCTCGCCATGTGCGAGGCGAAAATCAACGGCTCCCCCGCCGCTTATGGTCGCCCCTTCGACATCGCTATTCTGGACATGCATATGCCCAAAATGGACGGAGCCATGCTGGGACGCGAACTCAAGGCCAATCCGGCTTACCGCACCATGGCCTTAGTGATGATGACCAGCATCGGCCACCGGGGTGACGCGCGATACTTCGCTGAACTTGGGTTCAGCGCCTATCTGCCCAAACCGGTCACCGTCGCAGAGTTGAGCGCTGCTCTCTCCGTGGTGGCGGAAGGCGGCGACGCATTGCGTCAGGCCAAACCGCTGGTCACACGCCATTACGCGCGCTCTCTCCCCGCCAGCAACGCCTCTGAGTCGGACATGACGGAAACGCATCCGCCAATGCAATGGCCTGCGCACAGCCGCCTCTTGTTGGTGGAAGACAATCAGGTAAACCAGGAAGTGGCGCAACTGATGCTGGAGGAAATGGGGTTGCCTGCGGATGTCGCCGGCAACGGCTTGGAGGCGTTGGCGGCGCTGCAAAGCGCGCTGGAAGACGCGCCCTATAATTTGGTGTTGATGGATTGCCAGATGCCGGAAATGGACGGCTATGAAGCCACGCGTCAAATTCGCGCGGGTAAAGCCGGTGAGCATAACCGCCACGTTCCTATCGTCGCCATGACCGCCAACGCCATGAAAGGCGACCGGGAAAAATGCCTCGCAGCGGGTATGGATGATTATCTCAGTAAACCAATCAACGCAGCCGGTTTGGAGGAAAAACTCAAGCTATGGCTATTCCGCCGCTCCAGCGCCAAACCCGGCGTCCAGATATATGGCGTCACTGCCGTAGAAAGCGCCGAGATGGAGGCTGTAGAGCAGGAGCCATTGCAGCTTTGGGATGAAAAGGCGGCGCTGGAAAGTCTGATGGGGAAACATGCCCTGTTGAGTCGCTTACTAAGCGGATTTTGCAGTCGACTGCCCGAACGCTTGGCGGCGCTGCAGGAAGCCATCGCCGAGAACGATACAGGCAAAGTGGAGTTCATCGCCCACTCGATAAAAGGGGCCGCCGGGCAGTTGCACGCGCAACAATTGCAGCACGCCGCCAGCGCATTGGAGAACGCCGCCAGCCTGGATGACATCGAAGAAGTTACCCGCCTGTCGCCAGGGTTCATCTCCGCCAGCGAGCAATTGGCCCGGCACTTCGATCATTACCTCAACACCCGCCCAGTCAGTTAA
- a CDS encoding SDR family oxidoreductase, with amino-acid sequence MSSASTSKKVVIITGAGRGIGAATAMLAGARGYAVCVNYLSNHDAAQQVVTSIRNNGGEAIAVQADVSQEEGVQALFATVDRALGKISALVNNVGVLERQMRLDHMDGERLTRIFRNNVVSYFLCSREAIKRMSTTYGGCGGVIVNVSSTAAKLGSPGEYIDYAASKGAVDSMTVGLAKELAQEGVRVNGVRPGSVYTEIHASGGEPGRVDRVKANIPMRRGGQPQELANAILWLLSEEASYVTGAILDVSGGL; translated from the coding sequence ATGTCCAGTGCGTCAACCAGCAAAAAAGTCGTCATTATTACTGGCGCGGGAAGAGGAATTGGCGCGGCGACAGCGATGCTGGCGGGCGCTCGTGGTTACGCGGTATGCGTGAACTATCTGAGCAATCATGATGCCGCGCAGCAAGTGGTGACGTCTATTCGGAATAACGGTGGCGAAGCGATCGCCGTGCAGGCTGACGTTTCCCAGGAAGAGGGCGTGCAGGCCTTGTTTGCGACGGTGGATCGCGCACTCGGGAAGATCTCCGCCCTGGTCAATAATGTCGGTGTGCTGGAGCGGCAGATGCGTCTGGATCACATGGACGGCGAACGGCTGACGCGTATCTTCCGCAATAATGTCGTCAGCTACTTCCTGTGCTCGCGGGAAGCGATCAAGCGCATGTCCACGACCTATGGCGGTTGTGGCGGCGTGATTGTAAACGTCTCTTCCACTGCGGCGAAACTGGGCTCTCCGGGGGAATACATTGACTACGCCGCCTCCAAAGGCGCTGTAGACTCCATGACGGTGGGCCTGGCGAAAGAACTGGCGCAGGAGGGCGTGAGAGTCAATGGCGTGAGGCCGGGGTCGGTATATACAGAAATCCACGCCAGCGGCGGCGAACCGGGGCGCGTGGACCGGGTGAAAGCGAACATTCCCATGCGCCGGGGCGGTCAACCGCAAGAGCTGGCCAATGCGATTTTATGGTTGCTGTCAGAGGAGGCGTCCTATGTCACTGGCGCTATTTTGGACGTATCCGGCGGATTATAG
- a CDS encoding lytic polysaccharide monooxygenase, producing MNRTYRSVSAGALLACLAGGVNAHGLIEDPPSRNWYCGAVTKPDEIDNGTAEYEECRGAFAQDPVGGYQFMSVLTHAQGRAVVDPLPEHVCGFGSETWQGGATPWDSAIDWPVSHLSPGPKTFTWNISWGPHFDDTEEFRYWITKPGFQFQSGRPLTWDDFEEEAFCVLNYDDKNPDANPNVSPDKANARFRTTCDIPERSGRHVIYGEWGRNQYTYERFHGCVDVVFDGTDPGDDENVFAKIGVTPDVSEFTGAGELRLDAGGSQGEGLAYQWSLSSQIPALYELEGASQKVATLRMANPETAGRITISLHVSNADDSDDASVAITHLPAGSSPWLDLGALTAQPMNLAAGDKVSVRVVLQDGRDLYYPAQPLALGDADSAAAEWPYALAQAVNAAEAEIKVGVVDADGAVNPVRDAVANKIYARTDATVANAYLQVKKGGGEPAADCAVDYDVVNEWGGGFHTLVTITNNSDEPVRGYELAWTLGAGESFDYGWNANFSADGAGVTAAVPATQWNGTLAANGGTSTFGFIGKKGSAPASIPAIIKLNGTECGR from the coding sequence ATGAATAGAACCTATAGGTCCGTCTCCGCTGGCGCACTGCTGGCATGCCTGGCTGGCGGGGTTAACGCCCACGGCCTTATTGAAGATCCGCCCTCCCGCAACTGGTATTGCGGCGCAGTGACCAAGCCTGATGAAATCGACAACGGCACAGCGGAATACGAAGAGTGCCGCGGCGCCTTCGCTCAGGATCCGGTGGGCGGCTACCAGTTTATGAGCGTGTTGACCCACGCTCAGGGGCGTGCTGTGGTGGACCCATTGCCAGAGCACGTCTGTGGTTTCGGCAGCGAAACCTGGCAGGGCGGCGCAACCCCTTGGGACAGCGCTATCGATTGGCCTGTCTCCCACTTGAGTCCTGGCCCGAAAACCTTTACCTGGAATATTTCCTGGGGGCCTCACTTTGACGACACAGAAGAGTTTCGCTACTGGATCACCAAGCCGGGGTTTCAGTTTCAGTCCGGGCGTCCGCTGACTTGGGACGACTTTGAAGAGGAGGCATTTTGCGTTCTCAACTATGACGACAAGAATCCCGACGCCAACCCTAATGTGTCGCCGGACAAGGCCAACGCGCGTTTCCGCACGACTTGCGATATTCCAGAGCGTAGTGGTCGGCATGTGATCTATGGCGAGTGGGGACGTAACCAATACACTTATGAGCGCTTCCATGGATGTGTAGATGTCGTGTTTGACGGAACTGATCCGGGTGATGATGAAAACGTTTTCGCAAAAATTGGCGTGACGCCAGATGTCAGCGAGTTCACTGGCGCGGGAGAGTTGCGTCTGGACGCCGGCGGATCTCAAGGCGAAGGCCTTGCTTATCAATGGAGCCTGTCGTCGCAGATTCCGGCGCTTTATGAACTGGAAGGGGCCAGCCAGAAAGTCGCCACTTTGCGTATGGCCAATCCGGAAACCGCCGGTCGCATCACTATCTCTTTGCATGTGAGCAATGCCGATGACAGTGACGACGCCAGTGTCGCTATCACACACCTGCCGGCAGGCTCCTCTCCCTGGTTGGACTTGGGCGCGCTCACTGCGCAGCCAATGAATCTGGCCGCAGGAGACAAGGTCAGCGTGCGCGTGGTGCTGCAGGATGGACGAGACCTCTACTACCCGGCTCAGCCTTTGGCGCTTGGCGACGCTGATTCTGCGGCGGCGGAATGGCCCTATGCGTTGGCGCAGGCGGTCAACGCGGCGGAAGCGGAAATCAAAGTCGGTGTGGTGGATGCGGATGGCGCAGTGAATCCGGTGCGCGACGCAGTGGCGAACAAGATTTACGCTAGAACTGACGCGACGGTGGCGAACGCCTATCTGCAAGTGAAGAAAGGTGGCGGTGAGCCGGCGGCGGACTGTGCGGTCGATTATGATGTCGTGAATGAGTGGGGCGGTGGATTCCATACCCTGGTGACTATCACCAATAACAGCGACGAACCTGTGCGTGGCTACGAGTTGGCCTGGACACTTGGGGCAGGCGAAAGCTTCGACTATGGCTGGAACGCCAACTTCAGCGCAGATGGCGCCGGGGTGACCGCAGCAGTTCCCGCGACACAATGGAACGGAACTTTGGCCGCTAACGGTGGAACCTCCACATTCGGCTTCATCGGCAAAAAAGGCTCTGCTCCCGCCAGCATCCCAGCGATCATTAAGCTTAACGGGACTGAGTGCGGGCGGTAG
- a CDS encoding carbonic anhydrase → MIRRLIWVVAGVTACGHALASGESHWGYDKPERWGELKPEYTMCSAGKNQSPVDISGLIKGDLPAVGMSYSSGGHEVVNNGHTIQVNYKPGSKASVEGREFELKQFHFHAPSENTVDGKSFPLEAHFVHANENGELAVLSVLYEEGDHNEHLAKVWEHMPKEAGDANALPTSVNAGDMVSANSGYYRFNGSLTTPPCSEGVRWLVMKEHRTASKEQINQFMETMGGPTNRPVQGMNARIILH, encoded by the coding sequence ATGATCAGACGTCTGATATGGGTAGTGGCTGGCGTGACCGCATGCGGTCACGCACTGGCCAGTGGTGAGTCGCATTGGGGATATGATAAGCCCGAGCGCTGGGGAGAATTGAAACCGGAATATACCATGTGCTCCGCCGGGAAAAACCAATCGCCGGTGGATATCAGCGGCCTCATCAAAGGCGACCTGCCTGCGGTGGGAATGAGCTACAGCAGCGGCGGCCATGAGGTCGTCAACAACGGCCATACCATCCAAGTGAATTATAAACCGGGCAGTAAGGCCAGCGTGGAAGGGCGGGAGTTCGAACTCAAGCAGTTCCACTTCCATGCACCCAGCGAGAATACTGTAGACGGCAAGAGTTTCCCGCTGGAAGCCCACTTCGTGCACGCTAATGAAAACGGCGAGTTGGCGGTGTTGTCCGTGTTGTATGAAGAGGGCGACCACAACGAGCATTTGGCGAAAGTCTGGGAGCATATGCCGAAGGAAGCGGGCGACGCCAACGCGCTGCCGACGAGCGTTAACGCCGGCGACATGGTGTCAGCGAACTCAGGCTACTATCGCTTTAACGGCTCGTTGACCACGCCGCCTTGTTCTGAAGGCGTGCGCTGGCTGGTGATGAAGGAGCACCGCACGGCGTCCAAAGAGCAGATCAACCAGTTTATGGAAACCATGGGCGGTCCAACTAACCGTCCAGTTCAGGGTATGAACGCGCGCATCATTCTGCATTGA
- a CDS encoding thioredoxin family protein, which produces MNTWIRNCVCLIFGLLAYTAMAGPLPYDESADAKRDIQTARSAASADHKLVLLTFGANWRPDCRVFDEAMQDAEIAALVSKHFKVVKIDIGDWDKNLDIVETYGNPIEKGIPAIVVTDNDDKVLFATRGGQLATARSMGKEKFKEFFEFLATLKQ; this is translated from the coding sequence ATGAATACGTGGATCAGGAATTGTGTCTGTCTGATTTTTGGCCTGCTGGCTTACACCGCCATGGCAGGCCCTTTGCCCTATGATGAAAGCGCCGATGCTAAGCGCGATATTCAAACGGCGCGCTCCGCCGCGAGCGCGGACCATAAGCTGGTTTTACTGACCTTCGGCGCCAATTGGCGCCCGGATTGTCGCGTTTTCGATGAAGCCATGCAGGATGCTGAAATCGCCGCGCTGGTCAGCAAACACTTTAAGGTCGTCAAAATCGATATTGGCGATTGGGACAAGAACCTGGATATTGTCGAGACCTACGGCAACCCTATTGAGAAAGGCATACCCGCCATAGTCGTCACGGATAATGACGACAAAGTGCTTTTCGCCACCCGGGGCGGGCAGCTGGCGACGGCGCGCAGTATGGGAAAAGAGAAGTTTAAGGAGTTTTTTGAATTTCTGGCTACGTTGAAGCAATGA